Genomic segment of Candidatus Hydrogenedentota bacterium:
GAACAATTCCCACAACGCATCGAGCGCTGGCTGGATCAGGGGCGTGGCGCGTGTGTTCTGCGGGATGGACACAACGCGCGGGAAGTCCTGACGGCGGCCCGGCGTTTCGATGGCGAGCGCTGTGATCTGGCATCCCTGGTAGTGATGCCGAACCACATGCACGCCCTTTTTCAATTGCGCGGCGAGACGGATGCGGACCGCCTCGTTGGCGTCTGGAAAGGCGTCTCGGCGCGCGAGATAAATCGTCGCCTGGCCCGGCGTGGGAATCTCTGGCAACAGGAGAACTGGGACCGGATCGTGCGTGGCCTGCCCGACCTCGTCCGGTGCTTCAACTATATCAAGCAGAATCCCGCGATGGCCGGTTTGAGCGATGGTGAATTTCTCTACTACGAAGCGCCCGGATTTCTACCAGAGGCTTTCATATGAGTGCGCAACAGGGGGTTGACCATTCCTGGTCGACACAAGAGGGTCTCTAAGCGCTCAGGCCCACCAAGGCCCTGTAAGTACACAGCGAATCGCGAAACAATGTACTCTGGCGAGTCGGCATCGCGATACAAGCCCCAGTTCACTGCGCACGTCGTGGCGTGCGTTGGGTCGACCAGGAATGGTCAACCCCCTTTGGCGGACGTCTTTCGGCATCGCAAAACCAGTGATCAGCTCTGTACAATTCCAGTTGGCGCATCGGGCGTCGGCAAACTTACTGGTTCCTTAAGGCGGCCTCGTAGGCGTCCATTTCGCCCTTGTAACGTCTTCGCAACAGAGTCGCCAACGCTTCGATCCGCAGAGTTAGAGATTAGAGACGATGAATCAAGATTTGACACAGCATGCTGAATGGCTATGCTCGTTGGACACCGTGAAACCAAAGGCAAACTGCTGCCCGTCCATCGACGAACGCGTGGAAACGCTTACAAGGCGATGGTGCCTTTGTGAGCCTGCGGATACCTATTTGAGAACTTGTATTCCGAATCGCCGGGTTGAACTATCGGTGCATGCCCTGTTCGACGCCGCAACAATAGTTGATGTGAGCACGGATTATTTCGCTCCCGTTTTCAAGCAAGGCTTCCTGGCAATTGCCCACTTCGACTGGGGCGGTGATACGTTTTTTCTTCATCTCGAGGGGGGCTCGGTGCA
This window contains:
- a CDS encoding transposase, which translates into the protein MNDDKTNLDEVPFSNPEPFLTHASRVGIQERHLPHWQLDGAFYFVTSRLVDSLPADKLQAWRTEKQCFLREHPRPWDAGTLALYREQFPQRIERWLDQGRGACVLRDGHNAREVLTAARRFDGERCDLASLVVMPNHMHALFQLRGETDADRLVGVWKGVSAREINRRLARRGNLWQQENWDRIVRGLPDLVRCFNYIKQNPAMAGLSDGEFLYYEAPGFLPEAFI